The following coding sequences lie in one Streptomyces sp. NBC_00510 genomic window:
- a CDS encoding DUF6114 domain-containing protein, which produces MLSRAGALRSRFRAWRRSRPFWAGVWTLLAGVEILSIPLAPLALMIHEGIAGVSGLLMGVFLVVLGLTLWLAPHYRAFAGIATLIFSVASLVLSNFGGFLIGFLLGVIGGAMAVSWVPDGDGDGGRGRRARPVPDWGGGHGGTTGPGAGAPQGGAPDGALPPAAPPAAAAGGTEPAPPTATGSASGQDAPGQDGAGTPAVRSAVRNRAVRLRAIGALPVGGALLAGGLQPMAPMAMAHDAGASKGDGTAKSAEGYHSADEAVCDVLDGLYQARNPTVHGTGTGTATGKARNRARGGLHVGVETEAPLPVRGSLDVSPGGTPKGAGPSPVPSQRAAPQQPSGGLLGAVGDLLGLRGEQPSAQAPATRRPGATPYAPPAPRAGGSARRTRPEVPAPSAGAPPTGILSGNKIGPDSLLDLVVPRHPSDGGMDEPLSLLPARIRLGTPDSPWCLPKASLELSIGAAHYRDRVITAEQPFRVLTPLLVLTGLTYHGITAVPTRAGAERVLVFTAWRADIASLRQTAGLLSPACARRHARDWTPPFHGLPGIGLPLLDIGLPGIGRVSPEPPPWAPCQGELESDARPWSTTTATGRPVVLLTRVLSGNLLGLLPVTFAPDTPPPLPPGLTIPIPVFFTQVVAYNQLLTAQRLTIPGLHQQASLR; this is translated from the coding sequence ATGCTGAGCCGCGCCGGAGCCCTCCGGTCCCGCTTCCGCGCCTGGCGCCGCAGCCGTCCCTTCTGGGCCGGCGTGTGGACCCTGCTCGCCGGCGTGGAGATCCTCTCCATCCCGCTCGCCCCGCTCGCGCTCATGATCCACGAGGGCATCGCCGGTGTCTCCGGCCTGCTCATGGGCGTCTTCCTGGTCGTCCTGGGCCTCACCCTGTGGCTCGCCCCGCACTACCGCGCCTTCGCCGGGATCGCGACCCTGATCTTCTCCGTCGCCTCGCTCGTGCTGTCCAACTTCGGCGGCTTCCTGATCGGTTTCCTGCTGGGCGTCATCGGCGGGGCCATGGCCGTCAGCTGGGTGCCGGACGGGGACGGCGACGGAGGCCGCGGCAGGCGAGCCCGGCCGGTGCCCGACTGGGGCGGTGGGCACGGCGGCACCACCGGGCCCGGCGCGGGCGCACCGCAGGGCGGCGCCCCGGACGGCGCCCTGCCCCCGGCGGCACCACCGGCCGCCGCCGCGGGCGGCACGGAGCCGGCGCCGCCCACGGCCACGGGCTCCGCCTCGGGTCAGGACGCCCCGGGTCAGGACGGTGCCGGCACCCCAGCGGTCCGCTCGGCCGTCCGCAACCGGGCCGTACGGCTGCGGGCCATCGGCGCCCTCCCGGTCGGCGGTGCGCTGCTCGCCGGCGGGCTGCAGCCGATGGCACCCATGGCCATGGCCCACGACGCGGGCGCCTCCAAGGGCGACGGCACCGCGAAGTCCGCCGAGGGCTACCACAGCGCGGACGAGGCCGTGTGCGACGTGCTGGACGGCCTCTACCAGGCCCGCAACCCCACCGTGCACGGCACCGGCACCGGCACCGCGACCGGCAAGGCCAGGAACCGCGCCCGGGGCGGGCTCCACGTCGGCGTCGAGACGGAGGCCCCGCTCCCGGTCCGCGGCTCGCTCGACGTCTCGCCCGGCGGCACCCCGAAGGGAGCCGGCCCGAGCCCCGTACCGTCCCAGCGCGCGGCCCCGCAGCAGCCGTCGGGCGGGCTGCTCGGCGCGGTGGGCGACCTGCTGGGCCTGCGGGGCGAGCAGCCGTCGGCACAGGCACCGGCGACACGGCGACCGGGCGCCACCCCGTACGCGCCGCCCGCACCCCGCGCGGGCGGATCCGCCCGCCGTACACGGCCCGAGGTCCCCGCCCCGTCCGCGGGCGCGCCCCCCACCGGCATCCTGTCGGGCAACAAGATCGGCCCCGACTCGCTGCTGGACCTGGTCGTCCCCCGCCACCCCTCCGACGGCGGTATGGACGAACCGCTCTCCCTGCTCCCCGCCCGCATCCGCCTGGGCACCCCCGACTCCCCCTGGTGCCTGCCGAAGGCCTCCCTGGAGCTGTCGATCGGCGCGGCCCACTACCGCGACCGCGTCATCACCGCCGAGCAGCCGTTCCGCGTGCTCACCCCGCTGCTGGTCCTGACCGGGCTGACGTACCACGGGATCACCGCCGTCCCCACCCGCGCCGGCGCGGAACGCGTCCTGGTCTTCACCGCCTGGCGCGCCGACATCGCCAGCCTCCGCCAGACCGCGGGCCTGCTCTCCCCCGCCTGCGCCCGGCGCCACGCCCGCGACTGGACCCCGCCCTTCCACGGCCTGCCCGGGATCGGCCTGCCGCTGCTGGACATCGGGCTGCCCGGCATCGGCCGCGTCTCCCCCGAGCCGCCGCCGTGGGCCCCCTGCCAGGGCGAACTCGAGTCGGACGCCCGGCCCTGGAGCACCACGACCGCCACCGGACGCCCGGTCGTCCTGCTCACCCGCGTCCTGAGCGGCAACCTCCTCGGCCTGCTCCCGGTCACCTTCGCCCCGGACACACCGCCCCCGCTGCCGCCCGGGCTGACGATCCCCATCCCGGTCTTCTTCACGCAGGTCGTGGCGTACAACCAGCTGCTGACCGCGCAGCGGCTCACGATCCCCGGACTGCACCAGCAGGCGTCACTCCGCTGA
- a CDS encoding DUF6230 family protein: MSPLIRRTIRIGRPSGRTSWTRTAVVLIPTLAVSTAVAVGAGAGVVPVSLAISPTTTALSGQSIQIAADRLTGTGFTQYVTVDHTAEGDFPQAVSAISSAELRNMCQSVVGTVPGFGQVTLLITAGGGDKPVHADQLIVDTDDLAGDAEFHDIRIGVDASTTDTEGRAKGPAGALGQQAESVTIDHLRQTTKSVSAATFRLNGLHMTVKKGADPCF, translated from the coding sequence GTGAGCCCGCTGATACGACGTACGATCCGTATCGGCCGTCCGTCCGGCCGCACCAGCTGGACGCGGACGGCCGTCGTCCTGATACCCACCCTCGCCGTCTCCACCGCCGTGGCCGTCGGCGCGGGTGCCGGGGTGGTGCCCGTCTCGCTCGCGATCTCACCGACCACGACCGCCCTGTCCGGCCAGAGCATCCAGATCGCCGCCGACCGCCTGACCGGCACCGGCTTCACGCAGTACGTGACCGTCGACCACACCGCCGAGGGCGACTTCCCCCAGGCGGTCTCCGCCATCAGTTCCGCCGAACTGCGCAACATGTGCCAGTCCGTGGTCGGCACCGTCCCCGGCTTCGGCCAGGTCACCCTGCTGATCACCGCGGGCGGCGGCGACAAGCCCGTCCACGCCGACCAGCTGATCGTCGACACCGACGACCTGGCGGGCGACGCCGAGTTCCACGACATCCGGATCGGTGTGGACGCCTCCACGACGGACACCGAGGGCCGGGCCAAGGGCCCGGCCGGCGCCCTGGGGCAGCAGGCCGAGAGCGTCACCATCGACCACCTGCGGCAGACCACCAAGTCCGTGAGCGCGGCGACCTTCCGGCTGAACGGCCTGCACATGACGGTCAAGAAGGGCGCCGACCCGTGCTTCTGA
- a CDS encoding DUF6230 family protein, which produces MLTTEPTGSRPATSQAAVAVSGRTSWKRLALVMVPTVAAAGAVVASLATGALAASFGVSANSFTVAGESFQISSSLLEGDGFVQFGVLDRGRDAVYPEALSAIRRATLHDLCQSVVQPVPVIGPVTLRLTADPASADRLIADAHDIKGDAVFENIHIGQDASTVDQVPGVRGPAGAFAQQATSIRVRDLRQTNRSVSAATFRLPDLHVQVLRGDHSCF; this is translated from the coding sequence GTGCTGACCACCGAGCCCACCGGGTCCCGGCCCGCCACGTCCCAGGCCGCCGTCGCCGTCTCCGGCCGCACCAGCTGGAAGCGGCTCGCCCTCGTCATGGTGCCGACCGTCGCGGCCGCCGGCGCCGTCGTCGCGAGCCTGGCCACCGGCGCGCTCGCCGCCTCCTTCGGGGTCTCGGCCAACTCCTTCACCGTCGCCGGAGAGAGCTTCCAGATCTCCTCCTCCCTCCTGGAGGGCGACGGCTTCGTCCAGTTCGGCGTCCTCGACCGGGGACGTGACGCGGTCTACCCCGAGGCGCTGTCCGCCATCCGCCGGGCCACCCTGCACGACCTGTGCCAGTCCGTCGTCCAGCCGGTACCGGTCATCGGCCCGGTCACGCTGCGGCTGACCGCGGACCCGGCGAGCGCCGACCGCCTCATCGCGGACGCCCACGACATCAAGGGCGACGCCGTCTTCGAGAACATCCACATCGGCCAGGACGCCTCGACGGTGGACCAGGTCCCCGGCGTCCGGGGGCCGGCCGGGGCCTTCGCCCAGCAGGCGACCTCCATCCGCGTCCGCGACCTGCGGCAGACGAACCGGTCGGTCAGCGCGGCCACGTTCCGGCTGCCGGACCTGCACGTGCAGGTGCTGCGCGGCGACCACTCCTGCTTCTAG